CGCTTTCTTCTGCTCAACCTCTGTCTTGATTTGCTTCACCAGTTTTTCGATGCGTTTGACTTCCGCAGCGGCTGCGAGACTGGCAGGCCGATTATGTTGATATTGCGTCACACCGACCCCCAGCAGGGCGAATTGATAGCGTCCCGGCTCAACTTTGAAGTTACCCGTCGGTTTAAAATTGATGACCAGCGTTCCCTCGGTCTCTTTCTCACCAATATTCACGGTGGGAGGGCTGCGCAACATGCTAAACAGTTCGTGCGGTTCTATGGTGAGATTTCCGGTTCGGGAGCCGCTCCCTGTAAGTTTAATAGGAATTTCCAGTTTCTGGTTGAGTTCAACAGTCCATTCTTTATCTTCTACTGGTGACAGAATGACGGGGACAGATTCCTGCCCATTGACTCCCAGTGGCATCCGCATTGTGAGTCTCGAACGCACGCGGATCGCATCGGCAAAAATATGCCCCCAGATCAGGGAAGCAAATTTTGCTTCTCGGACCACCGGCTGGTTGTTGATCTGAGCTTTGCCGACAATGCGGATTTCACCCGCCCAGGATTTGGCCGTTTCATCAGCTGAAAGAACCAGGATTCCATGATCTGTTTTACCACTCAACGTCAATGGCTTCGCTGACACACCCTGGGGTAAATTTTCCGCGGTGATCACGATGTCGCCGGTAAATCCATCCTGGCGTGGAGCGACAATCCGCACTCCCCAGTTCGCACCCCGTCGTAAGAGCGGGGTGACTGAATAGCCTGTCCTCCCTGTCGGTAATGTGCGTTCTGTTGTGGCGATCAACTGAAAGTCGTGCTTTGGTTCGCGAATCGCCAGACGATACAGGTCTGCCGAGCCTCCACTACCAAACTGGTTAATAATAGTGACTGCATACTCGCCATCCTGTTCAGCAACAAATGTTGCCGAAGCGTCATTGGTGTCGAGATTGATGGCATTCTTTCTATGGACACTAAAAAATGAGGGCGGGTCATCATTTTCCGTGATTTTTTTGAAGGTCTTTTCTCCGGTTTTGGATCGAGTGATCTGGTGAATTTCCAGATACGGATCGACTTTGGATGTCATTCGATCGGCGATGACTTCAATACAGTACGTCTTGCCTTTTTTCGCTTGAAAATGAAAGACATCTTCATCATTGGGCTCGTCAAATCGTCCGGCAATTTCCGTGGGAATCGAAACCGTTTGTTGATCCAACTCCGGCTTTTCCAGTGTGACGGGCGCTGTCGCAAAACCGATTTTGACTGTATTTGAATTTTCGAGTTGATAGTCAAAACCATTTAATGAACCCTGGCGAGGAGTGCCGGGTTGGAAACTGCCGGGGGGAGTCGGAACATCGGGTAGCTGGATTTCTACTTCTACGGACTCCAGTTTTTGACCATTCCGATAAACCGTTTTTCCGAAGCTGCCGCCAGGCAAATTGCGTCCATAAATCGTATAGGTGTTTCTTGACCCCGGTTCGCCGGCGGGGGGGAATACAAAATCGATGTGCGGTTTGTTAGAAACACTCAAGCGATAAAAATGCTCTGATCCCCCGCGATAGAGAATATCTGAAATTGCCAGAAAAAATGTCTCGTCCTGTTTCGGCTGAATTTCAAGAAACGGATCGCGGCCATACCAGTCCCGATTGCGGGCAATTTCGCGCCCCTGGGAATTGTACGCCACGATCTGCCCATCCAGTCGAGAATCGATTCGCTCTGCGATCAGTTCAACGAGAACGCGTTGGCCTGCTTTCGCGTTAAATTGATACCAGTCAATTCCCCGCGCAGGGACATCACCAGTGATCACCGAATTGAGCTCCACAGTCATTGCTGTTTCGCGTGTTGCATGATTTCCCGTCTCAGGAACTTCACGGCTGTCCGAAGCTGCAACGACGAAAGGTCGTGCCGTGGACAAGCCGAAATAAGAAACGGCGCGTGCCTCGTAGATTCCTGGCGGGACATCGGGAGAGACCGTAACCGTGAACTGGGAGCCTTGAATTCGCGGCTGGAGATGAAATTCATCGGTCGGCAACATGACGGGTTTCGCTGTAATCCCCGGATGCGTGAATCGTAGTTCCGAAGCATTATCCAAATTTGAGCCTGAAATCTTCAGTTCGACAGTTTTCCCTGCGGGTGCAGCAAAGGGCTGAATCCGCCGCAGATCTGCTGTCGGGAGCTGCGCGAATGCAGTCTGCTGGTACGATACTATCAGCACTATCAGCAACATCATCAGAAGATAAATGGCGCGCGGCTGGATCTGTTTGATTGTCTTCATGGGAAATTCACTCGTTGAGCTTAATGATTGAATAAAAACTCTTTGGTATTGATGACCACCCAGATAATATCTTCGTAGGCTTCTCTCTCAGCCTGCTCCAGTGATAATTTCTGAGGATCGGCTTTTGACTGGTTTCGCTTCTTGGCCAGATGCGCCAGTCCCGTCTCAAGCTCGTTTTGAGTCGGTTGCCGTGATAACGTGTGTTGATACAGTTCAGTGATGTGAGTGTGGTCATCCTTCTTTTTGTCGCGTGCCAGTTGAAGGGCACGTCCATCGGAGGCTGTCAAAATTTTCTGCATCGTATCGGAGTTGATCAGATGCAGACTCTGAGCCAGGTCAGCATTGGCAGTCCGTTCGCACTCACAGGCGGTATCCATTTGGGGACGTCCAAAGACACGCAGAAAGAACGATTCGACATTCGCCGAGTCGTCCGGCAATGCGACCGCCCGCACTCCCACCGGTTGGTGATTGAAATTATTCTTTGCTCCCGCAGCGTCATTCATCGCATCCAGCATGATTTCAGCAGAGAGGCGACGCGGGTAATAGCGTGCGTAGTTTTGATCATCATCCCTGTTATATTCATTCGGGAACGAACTGAGCTGGTAAGTTCGGCTGTTGCAGATCGCACGGCAGACCTCTTTCAAATCATAATTCGATTTGACAAAGGATTCCGCCAACTGGTTCAGCAACTCTGGGTGTGTCGCGGGATTCGTAACGCGAATATCATCTTCCGGTTCAACAAGCCCTCTACCTAAAAAGTGCTTCCAGTAGCGATTTACCAGGATCTTGGCGAAAAACGGATTCTCCGGTGCACAGACCCAGTTGGCCAGATCAATGCGCGGATCACGTTGAGCCGGGATCTCTAATGCGTCTCCATCAAGGGGCGTCGGTTTGAGTTCCTGGTTGGTGTTCGGGTTTTTGGCAACCGCTACGATACGCTTATGGTAGACGATGTCATCTTCCGGCAGCTTGTAAACTTCTTTGCGACCCAATGTGGTGAAGAATGCCTGAAACCCGTAGAAATCATCCTGGCTCCACTTTTCATAGGGATGGTGATGACACTGAGCACACTGAATTCGAACTCCCAGAAATACTTGGGCGATGTCTGACATCTGGTCTTTTGGGTCTTTGACTGCACGATACCAGGAAACCGCCGGGTTGGTGCCCGCTTTACCCCGCGCGGTGATTAATTCCGTGACAAATTCATTGTACGGTTTATTGGTTGAAAGGCTGGTGCGAATCCAGGAATGAAAGCCGAATGTTTCTCGAGCAATCTGTTCCAGATTGCCGCCCGCCTTATTCCGCAGGATACCTGCCCATTTAGAAGCAAACAGATCGGCATAGCCCGGGCTGTCCAGTAGCTCATCAATTTTTCGCGCCCGTTTATCAGGCCTCTGATCTGCCAGAAATTCCTGTGTTTGTTCTAATCTCGGAATTCTGCCGGTGATGTCTAACGTCACTCGTCGCAGAAACGTGGAATCATCGCACAGGGGGGAGGGAGGTAAGCCTAACACAGCCAGTTTCGCGAAAATATGTTCGTCGATAAAGTTTTCAGGCTGTGGCAGGTTCGGCGTTGGTTTTCCTAGCGGAATTGTAGTCATAAAAACGGCAACATGTTCTTGAAAGCGAACCATCACCGATGTCGTTCCGGTGAGATCTTTGAGCTGGACCACGCCGTGGTGATCCACTTCGGACATTTTGGGTTGGTTCGGCTTATACTCTGCCATGCGGGTAATGTCCCGCGTTGTGCCATCAGAGAAATAAGCCGTTACGACAAGCTGTTGCGTTGCATGGACTGGAAGAACGCGGACCTGGGGAAAGATTTCGATCCGTTCCACCGTCGGTTCCGTTGCCGGGTTGTACTGCATTCCTTCTTGAATCCAACGGCTGATCAGTTTGACTTCTGCACCATCTGCTTTGAATCGACTGCCTCCGCCATGTGGGAGATCACCGGTTGCTTTGCGCAGCAATAAACTCAATTCCGGGGCTCCCGGATTGATGCGGCGTCCCACAGATTCTTTCGTGATATATTCAAAGTCATTCACTGGTTCAAAACCGAGCAGCGAAAGATGGAAATTGTTTTTTCCGGAGGGAGTTCCGTGACAGGCGCCGCTGTTACAGCCACCCCGGGTCAATTGTGGGATGACGTCATTATAAAAACTGACGGGACGGCGCTTTTCAAACGATGAGACACGCACAGGGATGTTGAGTGGTGTTGCGGATGTGAACTGTGCGGTGATCGTCGCTGTACCATTGGCAAGAGGGGTGACGTAGCCCGTATCACTGACCTGAACAATTCCCTCTGGTTGAGCCTGGTAGGTCACTTCTCGCGTGACATCACGCACTGACCCCGGTTTTTCTTCCAGCGTCACGAGCAATTGTTGCCGGGCGTCCGGATCACTTAACTCAATCGCCTGTGCCTGGTTCGGAATATACCCTGTAAGTTGGCCTGCATAAGACAGAGAAGGAGCCCCTCCAGACAGAATTACCAGGCAGGCAGCGATCATCAGGAGTATGGATTTGAATTTCATAAATCTTCCCACAGTCTTCAAACCAGCGGATTTGCTTCTCATCAGTACTGGGACCAGCCTGATTAAAAAGGCCTAAATTGGCTACAAAACCGTATTTAACGACAATTTGACTGATTTCAATTTTAATTCCAGGAGATTCTGAAATAAATTGAACTTGAATTTCTATTCTAAACGATGCAATATACATTACAATACGTTGATGTGTTCTTGTTGAGAAGTATGAAACGAGATTTTTTCGATTGGGAAGATAATAATGAGTGTGAGATCTTCAAAAGGTCGCTGCGCTGGCCCCATGAAACGCCGTACGTTCCTGGAAATTGGTGGATCGAGCATGCTTGGTCTGGGGATGTGCGATTTACTTCGTCAACAGGCTTTGGCGAAAGCGATCGGGGATTCAACGGAAGACACTTCGGTGATTTTTGTCTGGCTTCCCGGCGGTCCGCCTCATATGGAAACCTATGACATGAAACCAGGGGCTCCGGCAGAGTATCGGGGCGAACTGGATCCGATCCGGACGAACGTGCCTGGTCTTGATGTGTGTGAAATGCTTCCCCAGCACGCGAAGATCGCAGATAAGTTCACACTGATCCGCTCTATTCATCATGAATTTGCGGATCATGGTGGCGGACATAAACGATTGATGACAGGTCGCATTCCTGCAACGCCCGTGGGAACCATTAATGACGCTCCCGCTGTCAGCAGCATTGTGAAAAAAATGCTGGAGAAAAATGGCAGCGAAATGCCGGTCTGTGTCTCTGAAGTCGATTCTTCTCGGGCGAACATTGATACATTTGCGATGGGACCGGCTTATCTCGGACCTTCCTCGACACCGTTCATGGTGGCCGGCGATCCCAGTAATCCCGATTTCAAAGTACAGAACATTGGCGTCAAAGCTTCGATGGAAACGCGGCTGGATGACCGGATTGCCATGCTGAAAGGAATTGATAAATTCCGGCGTGACGTCGATAAGAGTGGCTCAATGGAAGCCATGGACAGCTTTAACCGTCAAGCCATCGATATGCTGACCAGTGAAAAAGTACGCAACGCATTCGATCTTTCCAAAGAGCCCAAAGAAATCCGCGATCGCTATGGCTGGAATGCGTATGGTCAGCGGGCCATTCTGGGCCGACGTCTGGTTGAATCAGGCGTGAGATTCGTCACGATGGTCTGGGAGCACCCATTTCCCGGCAAACCAACACCCAAGACGGCTGCCTATAACTGGGATTCGCACGCCGTCAATGCGCATCTGTTTAAAGACTGTGACTGGCGTTTGCCTCCTTACGATCAGGCTGTCTCAGCTTTGATTGAAGATCTCTATCAACGTGGCCTGAATCGCAGAGTGTTGTTGGTCGTCACTGGGGAATTTGGTCGGACTCCCAAAATTTCGGTTCAACGAGGAACGCAGACCGGAGTCATGCAGCCCGGTCGCGACCACTGGCCAAAAGCAATGTCGGTTCTGGTTTCCGGTGGCGGAATGCGAACCGGTCAAGTGATTGGTGCGACAAATCCCAAGGGAGAATATCCGGTTGAACGTCGTTTGACTCCCAATGATCTTTGGGCAACTGTGTACCGGCATCTGGGAATTGATCATGAATTTGTATTACATGATCTCCAGGGGCGCCCCGTGCCAATTTTGCCGTTTGGTAAGCCAATTCGCGAACTTCTGCCAACCTCGGCCTGATTCTTTTTCTTTCGTCAGCGGGGCTGCTGTCACCTGGAGAGTTATATCAGGGCCTTGGACAACCAGTTCCCGATGAGAATGGCAATCAGGAGTGTGCCGAACCATTTCGGCCA
This window of the Gimesia fumaroli genome carries:
- a CDS encoding DUF1501 domain-containing protein, whose protein sequence is MSVRSSKGRCAGPMKRRTFLEIGGSSMLGLGMCDLLRQQALAKAIGDSTEDTSVIFVWLPGGPPHMETYDMKPGAPAEYRGELDPIRTNVPGLDVCEMLPQHAKIADKFTLIRSIHHEFADHGGGHKRLMTGRIPATPVGTINDAPAVSSIVKKMLEKNGSEMPVCVSEVDSSRANIDTFAMGPAYLGPSSTPFMVAGDPSNPDFKVQNIGVKASMETRLDDRIAMLKGIDKFRRDVDKSGSMEAMDSFNRQAIDMLTSEKVRNAFDLSKEPKEIRDRYGWNAYGQRAILGRRLVESGVRFVTMVWEHPFPGKPTPKTAAYNWDSHAVNAHLFKDCDWRLPPYDQAVSALIEDLYQRGLNRRVLLVVTGEFGRTPKISVQRGTQTGVMQPGRDHWPKAMSVLVSGGGMRTGQVIGATNPKGEYPVERRLTPNDLWATVYRHLGIDHEFVLHDLQGRPVPILPFGKPIRELLPTSA
- a CDS encoding DUF1549 domain-containing protein encodes the protein MKFKSILLMIAACLVILSGGAPSLSYAGQLTGYIPNQAQAIELSDPDARQQLLVTLEEKPGSVRDVTREVTYQAQPEGIVQVSDTGYVTPLANGTATITAQFTSATPLNIPVRVSSFEKRRPVSFYNDVIPQLTRGGCNSGACHGTPSGKNNFHLSLLGFEPVNDFEYITKESVGRRINPGAPELSLLLRKATGDLPHGGGSRFKADGAEVKLISRWIQEGMQYNPATEPTVERIEIFPQVRVLPVHATQQLVVTAYFSDGTTRDITRMAEYKPNQPKMSEVDHHGVVQLKDLTGTTSVMVRFQEHVAVFMTTIPLGKPTPNLPQPENFIDEHIFAKLAVLGLPPSPLCDDSTFLRRVTLDITGRIPRLEQTQEFLADQRPDKRARKIDELLDSPGYADLFASKWAGILRNKAGGNLEQIARETFGFHSWIRTSLSTNKPYNEFVTELITARGKAGTNPAVSWYRAVKDPKDQMSDIAQVFLGVRIQCAQCHHHPYEKWSQDDFYGFQAFFTTLGRKEVYKLPEDDIVYHKRIVAVAKNPNTNQELKPTPLDGDALEIPAQRDPRIDLANWVCAPENPFFAKILVNRYWKHFLGRGLVEPEDDIRVTNPATHPELLNQLAESFVKSNYDLKEVCRAICNSRTYQLSSFPNEYNRDDDQNYARYYPRRLSAEIMLDAMNDAAGAKNNFNHQPVGVRAVALPDDSANVESFFLRVFGRPQMDTACECERTANADLAQSLHLINSDTMQKILTASDGRALQLARDKKKDDHTHITELYQHTLSRQPTQNELETGLAHLAKKRNQSKADPQKLSLEQAEREAYEDIIWVVINTKEFLFNH